A stretch of DNA from Diospyros lotus cultivar Yz01 chromosome 14, ASM1463336v1, whole genome shotgun sequence:
GATGGCACTTGCGTTCAAATTACGGCTTGACAAAAACAcacaatgaaataaataaaagactattcttaataataataataataataataataatattacatggCAGGATGATCTCCGGGTACACAACAATAGAGTAAGGAAGGAAACCTCTCATATATATTATCCATAACCATAAGTAGGATGggcttcctcttcttcttattattattattattattatgatttggGTCCTATCTTTATATCCCCCACCACAAGGGTGTAAAAGACAGCAATACTGTTGGGAAAGCAATTCCTTATGAGAAGGCGGCATTGGGAAAGTCCCTTTCCATGGTATATTATGGTGGTGGGTGTGGCTAAAGCCTAAAGATTGTTTGACTTGCCTTTATTGCATTGATTTTTGGACTGGTGGTGGGTCAGTAGGATAAGATTTTTCATGTTCTTATCCCCTTTCCCAACAAACATATGCTGTGCCTGTGCCTTTATAAAAATGCATGTACTTACCTTATCAACTCAAATAcccatattataattttaaatactaCTGTAAATATTTAGATATGTTAGATGgtttcatattatatatatatatatgatgaataaatttaaataaaagactAATGATGATGAACAAAATCTTAATTACATAGAGAAAGGCTAgttaagtttaaatatttttggagtTAAAAAACTCATCACCTTATGAATcagttgtaaaaaaaaaaaaaaaagtcaatttcATATCCACCATTTGACTAATGGCGGCTAATGGTGACTAAGAGTTAATTGGCAattggaattattttgaaaatttaagtaTTAGATTGATATAAAAAGAGAATGGAAAATTGACTTATAATACAAGGATGAAATTGACTTTTccacatgaattttaattttttttattcatttaagtTGCAATGATTTAGAAGTCAAGGACATTTTAGAACCGTGTCCGTGAAACATGATGAGAATCCACAAGCAAGCAAAGTTGGGAGGTGCATTATATGCATATGCTAGGCGGGCATTAACTCACTCCAGTCTTGAcctctaaaaatatatatttgatcatCAAATCACACATAAAACAATCCTCCTTCAAATTCAATTGTCATTAAGCTCATAATAATTTGATCAAgctacgtatatatatatatataatatatatagtctattttaaaaaggaaagggaGGGCATTTGATGAAGAAACAAAAGTATGGAGTAAATTAAGTTTATCTTACCTAATTTTAATTCCTTGTTTTTGCTTAAATTGCTTTCCATAATTAGATTAGTTAGATAATCAGCAGCTCTACCTTAGTTGGCTTGCTCAATGTGcaaaaagcaacaaaaatagAATATGATCCATCCGAACCAAATATATACTTACATACATGGACCACAACATGAATGAAAGAAAGGTAACAAATAATATAcgctttttatttttattttttaaaaaaaatggaacaaGGACAGCATCATTCCTTGCCAACCTCATGTTTGGAACTTGATTGGGCCATAAAAACCATCTCTCTTAATTTGTTATTCAGAGAACAAAATTCTCTGTATCTTAAGCCTGGATGGGGATGGACCACAGTTACAAGATTTGATCGAAATCAGAATCAAATCTAAgatattggtttttttttttgttttttgttttttttgggggggggggtgggcaGAGGTTGGGCTTAGCCCATGTAGAAAAAGTAACTTGGGCTTATGGCCTATTTCTTATCTGGATTGGGTGTTGGTGGTGGAGGCATCACAATGGGCTGGACTAATGTTAGTGCTGCTACTAGTCCTTCTTCGTAGGAAAGCCATCATCAAATAACTCCGCATGCATATGCACGCATCATATTTATTTCCTAACAAACAATGCGTGTGTTATCGCACTcgtgattttgaaatatcaattcGAGGAACCGATAGATAATgttattaagaataattttaaaaaaaagttatatattgtttttaataaagtaataattttgtatagtataaaagaaaagaatgttGAGAGTAAGGTAAAGAAAACTACTAATctaaactaaacaaaaaataaaaataaaaaatagaatcaaaTAACAAGTAAcctataattaagaatattgTGATTGTAACAACCAACCGAGACAAGATGAAGATTGGGATTGGATTTGTCAAGTTGGTCAAATGTCCCATCAATGGAGTTCCCATGTGTAGCCGCCATTTATTTATGAATCGCATTGGAGAAAATGACCCATTgccaaaaaaatcatttatttaattataaatataaataaatgattggATCTGTACCTAACAAACATTGGGAGGTAGAACTGTAATGAGAGATATACTaccactattattattatttacaattgGTTTGAGTTACCcgtaaaaataatcaagtacCCCGCCGCACCATTCCCCACCACTAGCACTAGGCCAGCATCCATTCTGTGGAGTTTCAATTGATTTACTCGAAACAATGATGCAAACAGGTTCTATGCTCCAAAGCTGACCAGTGGGATAAAGGTAGGTTGGGGGAATTCAAGCATACTTTGGAGTAGAATTCAAGAAATTATTGATTGGATCTGAAACTTGAATGTAGTTTGGTAAAGGCGTCGTCAGAATAACCCATTCCACACAAGTGTTGAGAAGCCAGCAAATTCAAAGATACTAAAAACACTTCTTATGACTCGGTCACCATACAGCCAAACatgaaaaatgctattataTGCCCATTTGGCCGTCTTCGCTACTTTTTGAAGATATATAATCAACCTGCCAACCATCTATGAGCTTATCTGTCATATTCTTCTCTGATTGCATCTTCCAAAAAAATCAATAAGCTACCAAATAACTAGTTACCAGATATTGTATCACAACTTTGCCTTCCTGCGTGCCAACTATTCAACCACAATTCAATTTGTCTTTTCCATTATGCCATCACCAACTTTCCAACTCAGATTAATGGCTAGTTGATTCTAGGCATTCTGAATCAAACCTTTGTCAAAACAGATTTAAAACGTATACCTACCTAATTTGTGTTTCTAAATATTCGGGTCTAatatgtgtattatatatacaaGACAACCGGATTCTCCAAGTGCAATGGTCCGAGCATGGGGTAGAGGCACAACAGTAACAACACCCATCTGAGTAGGACTAAATCTAAAATGGACTCAAAACAGTCATCATCCATGAAAGATCCGATCCATAGAGCAAAATGATTCACTACAATACAAAGAAGCAACCGAAACATGAGCAAGTCTGGAATACAAACAGATACAAGTAACATAGAAGAAATATAACACGCAATCTATCTTACCCAACCATAATAGGCAAGTATAACCAACCAATGCGGGTCGCAGGATATACTAGCAACTAGGAGAGAGAAAACTAGATAGTTTTCAGGCTCTCCCGGTAAAAAGACCACTGCTAAAGAAGCTTTCCCAACCAGATAATGGAGTAAACATATTATGCATGCATCAATATAAGACAACGGCAGCAGCAGCAGACATTCTTCTCTTTACATCAAAAGTCCATCTCCACTTGTTTTCACATAGGCTCAATGGCTTCTTCCTCCTCATCTTCATACTCACCCTCCTCATCAGCAGTAGCATCCTGGTACTGCTGGTACTCGGAAACAAGATCATTCATGTTGCTTTCGGCTTCTGTGAACTCCATTTCATCCATTCCTTCCCCAGTGTACCAGTGCAAGAAAGCTTTTCTCCTGAACATAGCAGTGAACTGCTCGCTCACTCTCCTGAACATTTCCTGGATGGAAGTCGAGTTCCCAACAAAGGTGGATGCTATGGAAAGCCCCCTTGGCGGAATGTCACAAACACTTGATTTCACATTGTTAGGGATCCACTCCACAAAGTAAGACGAGTTCTTGTTCTGGACATTGATCATTTGTTCGTCCACCTCTTTGGTGCTCATTTTGCCCCTGAACATGGCTGAGGCAGTGAGATAGCGTCCATGTCGCGGGTCAGCGGCACACATCATGTTCTTTGCATCCCACATTTGTTGGGTCAGTTCAGGGACTGTAAGGGCACGGTATTGCTGGGACCCACGAGAGGTCAGAGGTGCAAATCCAACCATGAAGAAATGCAGACGGGGGAAGGGAATTAAGTTTACAGCAAGCTTTCGGAGATCAGAGTTGAGTTGACCAGGGAACCGAAGGCAGCAAGTCACCCCACTCATGGTTGCAGAGATCAGGTGGTTCAGATCACCAACTACAAGATTTACAAAAGAGAGTTATCAGTGAACTTTAAGAAACAAGCAAATGACAGTATATGAAAATGAAAGGAGAGGACAATCCAAAAATGTACATATAAACATTTATTCCTTGCTTGAAAAATTACCCTTCTCTATATACCAAACAAGTTTagactaattattattttatttcgcTAGAAGAGTACACTGGTCAATTCTTAGTAATAACAAAGAGACAAGAATCAACATTTAAGATCTCCCGGTGAATATATTTCTTCAAACAGCAGATAGTCATTGGATTTCACACACCAAAGTTACATAGAGATgattatttttgtacatttgACAAACATCCATTGCTGTCCAAAATCTTGTGTAAACTGTCTCATAAATATCATATAAcgcataaagaaaataaataggaaccAAAAATATATCTAACTGTACACAAGCAtagaactatatatattaaaactcaaaatttccaATCAAGATTATAATTGAAAGGATGACAAACTATATATCAGGCAGTGCAGCATTGGCTAGTTAGAACATAGCATTCACAACCAAAAACGTGGATCCCACATCCAATTAAGGCTTATGCATGACAGCTCATAAGTCTCAGGATGAAAATAGCATCAGCCCttggaattaaataatttagttaGGTCATacatttgatattaaaaataggCCCCCCATAGCTATCTTGCCTCAATGTGACAACAAAAATGCAGAGGACCACAGGTGATTCAGAATAATTCATGTTGAACGGAGACGTATGCTGGACCCAGAATCCTGTAGACTGCAACCTACCAAACCCGCAAGGATGTGGCACCCCCAATTAACACCAGAAATATTTATGCACTTTCACACAATAAGGGGAAACAAACTAGTAAAAAGTTAAACTAGTTCAATGAATCACTTAAGCCCCATAAAAACATTCTGGCAGCATCTATTACAGAAAATATCCAACCTCAAAACAACATCTTAAACTAGCAAGTGCCAGCACATAAAAACAGAAACACTAGGTGGTGCACCATATCTCAAGGCTTAAATCCCCTGCCTCAAATATATCAACCTGATTATGTTGATACACAGTAATGTATCGAGGAAACTAAAAAAACCTAATGAGAAAAGGGCAACAGAACTATtagcaattaaaattaaaaaaaaaaaaagaaaatctgaAACATTTAGCAGGTCAATCAGCACAAAGAATTTAGACACATGCCAAAAAAGGAACGTAAACTCACAGCTAGGTGTGGTAAGCTTAAGAGTCCTGAAACAGATATCATACAGAGCTTCATTATCAAGCACCATGCACTCATCTGCATTCTCAACAAGCTGGTGGACAGAAAGAGTAGCATTATATGGCTCAACAACTGTATCTGAAACCTTTGGAGATGGAAACACTGAGAATGTAAGCATCATTCTATCAGGGTATTCCTCCCTAATTTTGGAGATCAGCAAGGTGCCCATTCCAGAACCTGTTCCCCCACCCAGTGAGTGGCAGACTTGAAAACCTACATAAAGACAACATCATCAACCACAAGGTAGCACTACAAAGAAGCAATGTGATCCTCTGAACTACTAAGACTTAATATTGAATTCCACTTTAGCAAATTATTGGACAAAAAATATGGATAGAGTTCACCCCTTCAGATGTATCttgcaaaaacataaaattgtcAGCAACAACAGGATTTAAACAACAACCCAAAATTTCTAACAGAAGGCAACTTCTGAATTCACAGGACCAAGTAATATAACAATCTCCCTAAATAAACAACACAGGATTGCAATAATACATGGACTTATCATAAACCAAACAATAATCTCAagaaggcttttttttttttttttttttttttgggggggggggggggggatattGGTTGTGTAATGATTGATTTAATGAATAAACGCCActttataagagaaaaaaaaaaaaaaaaaaaaagttccagCCTCCAGAGACtattaaaaaaaccaaaaaactaTTCAAAAGACAAAACAATGCTTGACCTGCATACCAGAAGGTTCAAGAGAAACCTAAATATTTCATACAGCCGTACCTTGAAGGCAGTCACAGTTCTCAGCTTCCTTTCTCACAACATCAAGAACTGAATCAATAAGCTCTGCACCCTCAGTATAATGTCCTTTAGCCCAGTTATTACCAGCACCAGACTGGCCAAAGACAAAGTTATCAGGGCGGAAAATCTGGCCATAGGGACCAGTTCGAACACTGTCCATGGTGCCAGGCTCAAGATCCATGAGCACAGCACGAGGAACAAACCTCCCACAAGAAGCCTCGTTGTAGTATACATTGACACGTTCAAGTTGTAAATCTGAAGTCCCAACATACCTTCCGGTTGGATCTATGCCATGTTCATCACAAACAACTTCCCAAAATTTTGATCCAATCTGGTTTCCACATTGTCCCCCCTGAACATGAAggatttctctcattttttttcctgaaaATTCAACAGGAGAATTAGTCAATTTACCAAAACTAAGATGACAACAATCAAGCACTCAATAATTCTTGGAATATTGAGGAATTTCATGTAGActattcaactaataagatttatttaaaaagtgaaatacaataaaattaacCAGACATTATACATAGCAGCAAACAACATCAAATGAACAAACAAAGCGCAATTGAACCAAAATATTCAGCCTCTGTTTATGTTgaattcaaaatcaataacaAAATCTAGCAATTCAATGGCTTACAACTCTCGCTAACCAACTACAAATCATAATTAATGATAACCTTAGAGAAGAATATAATAACCTTAAAGCGACCCAAAAGCGCAAAGTACTCGTATCCCCCAAATTAGTCAATCAGAGAAGATGCTGATTGCAGTGTGCAAAGCTCCGAAATTATTAGCAAGGATAGCAAATACATCAAATTTGCTTGAAAGATCCAAATGAATGGCCGAATTATGTAAAATGATATACAACAAAGACTGATCAAATTATGTGACATGACACTGAAACCAAAGATATCCAACAGATCTAGGGAAACAAGGAAAAACTCAAAGCAAGGGGAACAATTTGCGACCATGTAATGGCCAATCTTAAAATCGGAAaacttgaaaatatttcaatgaAACAAATGAATTACAGATGGTCATCCAGAAGATTAAAGAAACTGGGTATGTTTCTTTTGAACCGGATATCAGATCATAAAAATCCTCGCGATCAAGTATGTTGATCTAAAGCCATAGAATTCCAGAAATGCAAGTGGAACTGTAAAGATAGAAAGAAATGCATACATAGATCTCGCCCAAACTCTAATTCAGACAACAATTTACCAAAAACCACATATATCCGTGCAATGCAGCAGCATGCTATACGAGAATCCAACCCCTAGCCATTGTAGGACGTGATATCGAGAGATGACGCCCACGCAATGCAGTAAATATGATATTCAAAGATCTAAAGCGATATGAAATACTCGCATAAACTGAATCAAAGCACTTaagagaaaaaatttcaaaaaaaccAAGGAAAAAACTCACAAAGGTAAAGAGAGACGACGAGATCGGAAAGTCGAAGATGGATAGATCGAGCGACAGTTCCCACTCGATCAACAGAGAGAGAGCAGACAGCAGAGTGTGTGGAAGAGAGAGAACCCTAGAGAGGATTATATACAGAAGTGAAGAGTGAACTGTGAATCTGACGGTTCAGGTTGTTTCCCTCCTATTTTTTGTCGGCCGTTGGATGCCGTCAGATGGCAGAAATCGACGGTCTAGATGGGCGTTGTTCTTAATGATTGGCggagttttaaatttttgaaaataaatatacgGCCGAGTGACAAATATACCCCTTGTTGAATGACGAAAATGCCCTTTGACTACGCTCGCCGAAGGTACTCGCAATTTTTTTACATCTAAACGCGTAAATGACGGGAATGCCCTCTGACAATAAACATTGAAGGAATCCCGAAATtaacaatataacaataatattaggaaatttaacatttttatattaaaaaatcgtcttctttttaattttttaatatattgtatgaTACTATCATTGAAAAAAGCGATTCTTGCGTCAGATAGGTCGTCTGAATTAAGCAAAATTAATCTAGAAATACCGCGTTATACggatatatataagttttaaattaataaaggcaTAAAGgtaattaaaaacaaatgtACTTGTTTTCAAATAAACATTTATTACACTGTGattttaatatctaaataaataattttattgactaGTTGACTAAGTTGTAATagattcattaattaattaaaaaatatagtaaagCACCAACACCAAGCGGTCAGGTTAGCCCTCCAAGTGTCGATCATCTCTCCTgctcaaaatgttaaaaagattTTGTGCTTGATTATCTTATCTTATTGTATAAGAAATTTGAGTGGTTTATCACATATATGAAAAGAAGTTGCGACAAATGATGGACCCATGGAAGTTATGTCAGGTAGTTTGGACATAGTCTTTGGAAACATAGTGATTAATATCTTACAAAACCTAGGTGAGGTATGTTAAACTAGCTTTGATGCACGAGAAAAAAATAACAGGAACTTACCGTGAAAATCTACTTAAGAAGTTGCTACAAATGATggattaataaaaattaaggctatattctctttgttttttaatttttagttttgagttttgaatttatttttagttttctattttagtagtctatttttagaaaattaaaaacgcgtttttttttgtcattttgaaaaattattttttaaaataaaaaattagaaaacgcattctttttgaaattttaaaaataattttttaatgatattttattcaataaatttgattatttagtaaattaaaaatatttaatatttataaattattaaaaaaatatctacattttaaagttaatgaattttgtaatatttttttcattataataataaaatatgaataaataaataaatgtgttttgagttttgaatttatttttgatgaaaacactcattattttagaaaattgaaaactaaaaatgacttgaaaacagcaaagaaaaCACAATTTAAGATTGTGTTTTCagttcatttttagtttttaattttttaaattactaaaaatacgtttagtttaatatttttgaaaataaaaaaaacccaaaacatGTTTCAGTCAAAACACACTGAAAATACCAAAATGCGAAAAATAACCCCTCTCCTCTTCCCCCCACATCTCACACAAAtcttccatctctctttcttctctcttctcttattTCTCCTCTATTATCGTCGTCGATGACTCCTCTTTTCTCCTACATCCTCCATCACCGATTGTCACATGAAGCCAACGATGATGGCTTGATGATGCTAATGGCAAAGTAACATCCACTGCTATAGCGAGGGCAAGAAACGACAGCCATGGCGATGCATAAGGCAATGGCCGGTCGAACATGGCAGAAACACTTGAGAGGTAGCGATTGGAGATGATGTGTCGGAGGAGAAAATTGACAACCGCTAACAGCGAAAGGCAACATTCATGGCCATAAAGCCTTTGGTTGGCGATGACCCTGATTCCCTTACCGAAGACATCACAATAGTGAAGAAGAAGACCCACAACCATAATGCCCACTGGTAGTCGGTAACATGAAAGAGGCCTCTAATTGTTGGAAACCATCGGCCACGGTGGTCGGTGGTGACTAATAGTACATTCTggctcatttttgtgtatgtgttaGTTTGGTGTTTCTAATAATAGACTATAATTGTATAAATCTCTAGCTGGCAATGGTTGTCGACGACGGAAAAGATACAGGGCATggtagaaaatagaaaaaataaaagaaaaaataaaagaaaaaaaaagtaaaaaagagaaaaacaaaatcttaaattttaaaaataaaattatatatttacttaaaattttaaaaatgtagtatatctatattataattaaaaatataatatattattaagtatattatacatattatgtataataatattttaccagttcattaatcaaatttattattttattttaataatagaattttatcaaaaagggttaattttattatttaataatcaaatttattgaatcaaatattataaaatatatttttttaaattccaaaGTAAACgttttttaatttctctattttaagaaacagttttttataataacaaaaagaacatatttttaaaaattttaaaatataaaattaaaaatgaattcaaaacttaaacaCGAAAGAAAACAATAGTCTAAGATTttgttctctttgctattttcaagttattttagttttttaaaataattaaaacgtgtttatttttatatttttaaaaatgtatgtttaaaaagaagaaaaaaattataaataaaactcaaaacaataaaaagtcattttaattattttcatcacaaatatgttcaaaatttctataatacaaaaaatgctacaaagaaaaaaaaacatatttttaacaatctcaaaatagatattcaaaacaaaaaagtgaaaataatttcaaaactgaaaactgaaacaCGAAAAAAATAGCtcctagttttttattttataatgagAGACTTAattgtttaataaataattaaattaaaaaacaaaaaaatatattttttctatgaCTGAGCATGCTCtaatattttaaaga
This window harbors:
- the LOC127789886 gene encoding tubulin beta-1 chain, whose translation is MREILHVQGGQCGNQIGSKFWEVVCDEHGIDPTGRYVGTSDLQLERVNVYYNEASCGRFVPRAVLMDLEPGTMDSVRTGPYGQIFRPDNFVFGQSGAGNNWAKGHYTEGAELIDSVLDVVRKEAENCDCLQGFQVCHSLGGGTGSGMGTLLISKIREEYPDRMMLTFSVFPSPKVSDTVVEPYNATLSVHQLVENADECMVLDNEALYDICFRTLKLTTPSFGDLNHLISATMSGVTCCLRFPGQLNSDLRKLAVNLIPFPRLHFFMVGFAPLTSRGSQQYRALTVPELTQQMWDAKNMMCAADPRHGRYLTASAMFRGKMSTKEVDEQMINVQNKNSSYFVEWIPNNVKSSVCDIPPRGLSIASTFVGNSTSIQEMFRRVSEQFTAMFRRKAFLHWYTGEGMDEMEFTEAESNMNDLVSEYQQYQDATADEEGEYEDEEEEAIEPM